One stretch of Chitinophaga pendula DNA includes these proteins:
- a CDS encoding outer membrane beta-barrel protein, which yields MRSLYIAVILLLGGLSLQAQQLKLIGVLKDKTEGIPLIGATVKLSPVQDMGKLLHAVTGTEGSFQISGVQAGRYNMSISFIGYQELRRTVDGGQGNLGTLYLENTATKLKQVVVKGQQPPVQVKGDTMQYNASAYKTNPDASGEDLVKKMPGITVDGGTVKAHGEDVKKVLLDGKEYFGEDATLALRNLPAEVIDKIEVFDRLSDQAQFTGFDDGNSSKTINIVTRGGMQNARFGKVFAGYGTDGRYSAGGNVSFFNGNQRISVIGIANNINQQNFSNQDLLGVLSNASGNRGGFRGGGGGRGGGGGRGGGGGNFGGGPGGGGNASNFLVGQQDGISKTNSFGVNFSDQWGKKLTVSGSYFFNNSNNNNEQDLRRQTFLTGDSSQFYTENQTTATKNYNHRINMRLEYKIDSFNTILFTPGVSFQNFRSFSQTSGDNTEADGAKLSELVNQQNSSNSGFNTNNGILYRHAFAKRGRTLSVGLNIGANKKDGKNYLESFNTYFKGSSALNDSLRQQSAPESDGYQLSANIAYTEPIGKNGQLQLNYNPSISKSRADQQTYSYDPASGKYNSLDTSLSNVFDSRYTTQNGGVSFRYGNRDKMLVLGVNYQQATLTGDQVFPMSSQISKTFVNLLPNAMLRYKFSNYSNIRFMYRASTNQPSISQLQDVINNRNPLFLSTGNPDLKQQYTHSLITRYSYTNTHTGLNFFANIFFQNTQDYVTNATYIASKDSVLSPSVTLFKGSQLSRPVNMDGYWSARSFLTLGIPVKAIKTNLNWNAGFTYARTPGLINNVSNVSDNFNYNLGLVASSNISEYVDFTLSYSANFNVVKNSIQPQLNNNYFSHAAGLKLNLLSKNGWVFQNDLTNQLYSGLTDGFNQQYWLWNISVGKKFLKSQRGDLRLTIFDLLNQNRSITRTATETYVEDVQTQVLKQYFMVTFTYKLNHFVQKKNG from the coding sequence ATGCGGAGTCTTTACATTGCTGTCATTTTGCTATTGGGCGGTCTGTCTTTACAGGCGCAACAGCTGAAGCTTATAGGTGTCTTAAAGGATAAAACGGAAGGTATTCCCCTGATAGGGGCGACGGTAAAACTGAGCCCGGTGCAGGATATGGGTAAGCTGCTGCATGCGGTGACCGGAACGGAGGGCAGTTTTCAGATCAGCGGAGTACAAGCTGGGCGATACAATATGAGTATCAGCTTTATCGGGTACCAGGAGTTGCGCAGAACGGTGGACGGAGGCCAGGGTAACTTGGGTACCCTTTACCTGGAGAATACGGCTACCAAGTTAAAACAGGTGGTGGTAAAGGGGCAGCAGCCGCCCGTGCAGGTGAAAGGAGATACGATGCAGTACAATGCCAGTGCTTATAAGACCAACCCGGATGCGAGTGGAGAAGACCTGGTGAAGAAGATGCCCGGTATTACGGTTGACGGAGGTACCGTAAAAGCGCACGGAGAAGACGTAAAAAAGGTATTGCTGGACGGAAAAGAATATTTTGGGGAGGATGCGACATTGGCATTGCGTAACCTGCCGGCGGAAGTGATCGATAAGATAGAGGTATTCGACCGGTTAAGCGACCAGGCGCAGTTCACTGGTTTTGACGACGGAAACAGTTCTAAGACCATCAATATTGTGACACGCGGTGGCATGCAGAATGCCCGTTTCGGGAAGGTCTTTGCCGGTTATGGTACGGATGGGCGATATAGTGCAGGCGGTAATGTCAGCTTCTTTAATGGCAATCAGCGTATATCTGTAATAGGTATTGCCAACAATATCAATCAGCAGAACTTCTCCAACCAGGACTTGCTGGGGGTACTGAGTAATGCCAGTGGTAACCGTGGAGGATTCCGCGGAGGCGGTGGTGGTCGTGGTGGAGGCGGAGGCCGTGGTGGTGGCGGTGGTAATTTCGGTGGCGGACCCGGAGGTGGGGGCAATGCATCCAATTTCCTGGTAGGTCAGCAGGATGGTATCAGCAAGACGAATTCCTTTGGTGTGAACTTCAGCGATCAGTGGGGTAAAAAGCTGACGGTGAGTGGTAGTTACTTTTTCAATAACAGCAATAATAACAATGAGCAGGATCTCCGTCGTCAGACTTTCCTGACCGGCGACAGCAGCCAGTTTTATACCGAGAACCAGACTACTGCTACAAAAAACTACAATCACCGTATCAACATGCGGCTGGAGTATAAGATAGACTCGTTTAATACGATCTTGTTTACGCCAGGGGTTAGTTTTCAGAACTTCCGTTCTTTCTCCCAGACATCCGGAGATAATACGGAAGCTGACGGTGCTAAGCTGAGTGAACTGGTTAATCAGCAGAACAGCAGTAACTCGGGTTTCAATACGAATAATGGCATCTTATACCGGCATGCTTTTGCCAAACGCGGCAGGACATTATCTGTAGGACTGAATATAGGTGCGAATAAAAAAGACGGCAAAAATTACCTGGAGTCTTTCAATACCTACTTCAAAGGTTCATCGGCGTTGAATGATTCTTTACGTCAGCAATCAGCACCCGAGAGTGACGGATATCAGTTGTCTGCCAATATCGCTTATACGGAGCCTATTGGCAAGAACGGGCAGCTGCAGTTAAACTATAATCCTTCCATATCCAAGAGCAGGGCAGATCAGCAGACTTACTCCTATGATCCGGCGAGTGGTAAATACAATAGTCTGGATACCAGTTTGAGCAATGTGTTTGACAGCCGTTATACTACACAGAACGGAGGTGTTAGTTTCCGGTATGGTAATCGAGATAAGATGTTGGTGTTGGGGGTGAACTACCAGCAGGCTACGTTGACCGGCGACCAGGTGTTTCCGATGAGCAGTCAGATCAGCAAAACTTTTGTCAACCTGTTGCCCAATGCGATGTTGCGGTATAAGTTCTCCAACTACAGCAACATTCGTTTTATGTACAGGGCATCTACCAATCAACCCAGTATCAGCCAGTTGCAGGATGTTATCAACAACCGGAACCCACTGTTCCTGTCTACTGGTAATCCTGATTTGAAGCAGCAGTATACGCACTCGCTGATCACACGCTATAGTTATACGAATACGCATACGGGACTGAACTTTTTTGCCAATATATTCTTTCAGAATACGCAGGATTATGTGACCAATGCAACCTATATTGCTTCGAAGGATTCGGTGTTGTCGCCTAGTGTTACCCTGTTTAAGGGTTCACAATTATCCCGTCCGGTGAATATGGATGGATATTGGAGTGCCAGGTCTTTCCTGACATTGGGTATACCGGTAAAAGCGATCAAGACCAACCTGAACTGGAATGCAGGATTTACCTATGCCCGTACGCCCGGTCTGATCAATAATGTCAGTAACGTATCGGACAATTTCAACTATAATCTTGGATTGGTAGCATCGAGTAATATCAGCGAGTATGTCGATTTTACGTTGTCTTACTCTGCTAATTTCAATGTGGTGAAGAACAGTATTCAGCCACAGTTGAACAACAACTATTTTTCACATGCTGCCGGTCTTAAGCTGAACCTGTTATCGAAGAATGGGTGGGTGTTCCAGAATGACCTTACCAACCAGTTATATAGTGGTCTTACAGATGGATTCAACCAGCAATATTGGTTATGGAATATCAGTGTAGGAAAAAAATTCCTGAAGAGCCAGCGAGGGGATCTGCGGTTGACGATATTTGACCTGCTTAATCAGAACAGGAGCATTACGCGTACGGCTACAGAGACTTATGTAGAGGATGTACAGACCCAGGTGTTGAAGCAATATTTTATGGTTACATTTACTTACAAGCTCAATCATTTTGTGCAGAAGAAGAATGGTTAG